The proteins below come from a single Campylobacter sp. CCUG 57310 genomic window:
- a CDS encoding excinuclease ABC subunit A has protein sequence MKKIFAGIAVLVLGLNLSARDDVLYFSIDEVLKSPKAAEVLNKDIKLSFGSGTKGKILQKGLTSNKKTNAFNKSDKEACEWAFLSAIKTFQERAVKEGGTRVINLTSYYKKQPFDSKTKFQCGAGALMSGVTLKGDIAK, from the coding sequence ATGAAGAAAATTTTTGCTGGTATAGCGGTTTTGGTTTTGGGTTTAAATTTAAGTGCGCGCGATGACGTGCTTTACTTTTCGATTGACGAAGTTTTAAAGTCGCCAAAGGCTGCCGAAGTTCTTAATAAAGACATCAAGCTAAGCTTTGGTTCGGGCACAAAAGGTAAAATTTTACAAAAGGGCCTCACCTCAAACAAAAAGACAAATGCGTTCAATAAAAGCGATAAAGAGGCTTGCGAATGGGCATTTTTATCAGCTATCAAGACATTTCAGGAGCGAGCCGTTAAAGAGGGCGGCACGAGAGTTATAAACCTTACCAGTTATTACAAAAAGCAGCCTTTTGACTCTAAAACCAAGTTTCAGTGCGGAGCCGGAGCGCTTATGTCCGGTGTAACGCTAAAAGGCGATATAGCAAAATAA